ACAAGATCAACTAGTAGTTCAATCGTCGTGGTATGCTCAATGTATGTAAAGAGAGTTCaatgttaaaaataattttagaggaatctttttcttttggaagAAACATCTATTCATCATAATTAtcttaaccaaaaaaaaaaaaaaaagaaattagaacaTGTAATTTATCAATTGAGGCACAATAACAAACGTCGTGTTTTGGGATAGATATGCTCCATAATTGAACTGAGTTATTTGACACTCTACTTAGAGGATACAACAAATTCTTCAAGAGACAAATTGTGTGCACGTAATACAAGGGGACAACAATAAAGTCGTCCTACAGCGAAGATTTGTCAAAATCACATAAACATTTCCGTCTCAAAATTACTTTGAATCAATAATTGAAACGTATGAATGTATTTGTCAGAGTATCTGTAAATTGAAGAGCTTGACTTCGATATTAAAAGGTTATTTGATATCTTCGACATCTTTTATCACATGAATATTCGCCAATATAGATAATAATGATGCACCTACGACCGTTTTAAGTGtcattaaatctaaaaaaaaaaggtatctTTCACAATGCTATACTTCTTTCAACAATGAATAATAACTAACAACTTGAATCTTAATAAATCAAACAAAAACTTAAAGATTAGTAATATCTTGACATGTCTTcactcaattttttatttttttttttaaatagaaacaCCGACTTTTGTTTTCTATATTATACACATTTTGTAATGATAAAATTAGAAGACTAGTTGATTAATTGTTTAGGCTTTATTATATATTCATCATAAGTCTTTTTTGTAGCCATTTAGGTTTGTTTTCGTCGAATTAATCTTATAAACACTATTTTTACTCGTAAATTCCGTTGCtttattatttactttataTCAATGCTTTAAAGCATCAATctagtttttaaaaatcaatATATATGTTTGCACACACCATTATTATCGTATATTACTCTATCTATTACTGACAAAcgttatgaaattttattatatttgtaattatcttttgcagttttgtcatttaaaatcgtttttcttaaaagaattatgttgttattttaaaattttggctAAAGAATCACGTGGAGAATTAGATATATCAAACCTTTCATCTTTGAGATGAAAGATTACATCAATTACTATTAACTAAGCTTACTTTGataaattaaaatcatattaaaacaaatagtccgtaaaagaatataattttgaaaaactaaaCAGTCATCAAACAACGCGTGTTagcttttaatatatattatgatATGTTAAGTGAAAATAAAGTTGAAGTGTATGAAGCCAAAAGAGAAGTCGTTTTCACTTGTTGAGTTCTAATTTCTAGGATGGTTCTATGTAAAGTACTTCCTCTTCCAAAATTGGAATCCAACTCACTACTTATAAACATCATTTATTCGTCATCTTAATTACAATACCAACTCTTATTTTTGTCTCATCTATCATCACACTCACTAATTAACATTACCATTATCTTATATCATTTTATGAACTCATTATTTAACAAATAAATCACTTAAAAGTttaacttcaaaaaaaaaaaaaggaagaaagaaagaaggttTGAAATTACACTATTTGCAATTAATTATGTTTTATGAAAACTTTCTAATACTTTAATTTTACGTCGAATCGTTTCTCTTTTATCCTACtacaaaaatattataaaatgatCATAAATGGCTAAAATATATAGTATGTGTATTTCCTTCTAAAGAtcataaatttaagaaaatgtttTCGAATATAGtcaaatgaactaaaatatttacaaaaatataacaaaatttcatatgtatatcgaataaaatttaaaaatttgaagaCTAAATTTGTAATATAATTACATATTAAAGTAATTTTTAGATGTGTGggtattatataataataatgttggGAAGGTGAGGGCATGAGGCAGCTGGAGGGATAAGGACTAGGGATTGTTTTATATCCTTTTTCACATTTAATTTTTGATGCTAATTAATTTGTTGCCAATCATttcatcacttttttttttttttttggttctaatttatttactttatatggaaaataaataaaagaaaaatgaaagaaagaaaaaagtggttttcaaatcaatagaaaaaacaaacaaCTCCAACTTTAATGGCTTGAAAACAAATGCATTCTAAAATTAAACCttatgattgatttgatttttattcCCCTTTTTTAcacttttcattttcatcataTTTATATCTTCAGTTACCTGTCCACCAATTACACCATCAAATGTGGATTATTgggattcttttttttttttaagattatctTACGGCTTTCATTTTTTTCGTATCTTTACGACGGTTTGATAGACGTAAAAGTGGTTATTGTGTTATAGAGATTTGTATTATTTTGATATTATGGAAGGATTCGTTTGAGTAAGATTATGAAAATCAGAGGAGTGTCGTTTAAAAATGTAAGTAATCcaacacaaaaaaaaatcataaaatgtaaaaaaaaggGGTTAGATTGAAAACAAACGAAACAAACGAGTTTTGTATTATAAATCGACATAAAATGTTCAACTTAAACATGGATTACAGTACGATACGATCGACTCATCTCATTACAGCTCATCGATCCTAGAAATGTGAAGAGAAGTATTGGATATAATTATTACTTAAAAAGATAATAGACAAAGGAAATCAGCAAAATTAGGGTTCTTTAATAAGTTATAAAACTCatttatatacaaaattaaTTACATTACAAAAGGTGGGAATGTGGATTTAGACATACaacctataataattaattaaaaacaatacACATGTTTCACAATTTgagataattaaattttaatcccCATTTGATAAGTAATGATTTTATCTTATAAATTAGTTTGTTAGGtctatactttttttttttatttattcttactcttttttaattatatttttacttATATCCCAAGCTTCATTAACGATTAATCTAAGTTTGAAATGATTAATTACAAAATACTAGTCTATTTTGATCTATCACGAACTATTGTAggtattttataatattttgttatattttataaatatttttagttcattttgctatatttaaaaataaccatatattatttatattttatttttctaaaaaatattttccataaactcaagttctatatttaaaatatatattcaaaacTTTCTTATTACAACCCTAAGTTGAATACTTATAGAATTgtaataaaataagataattaactaaataagtctaattaaacattaataatttgaattaacaACACTAAACAAATATTGTCAACAAAACTTAGTTCAATTGACATCTATATGAAGAATCGACTTCCAAATCTTCGCACCTGAACATTAACAAAATTATATAGtaattatcttaattaattatCCTCATCGATAAAGTGAATatctaattaaaaatttaaagtcAAAAGTGTGAATTTCTTGAAATATCAAATTAAGACAAAATTCAAATCTCTTTAGAGTAAaattatagaatttgaaaacatataaacgaaaaatggtaaattagacaaaaaaaaaatatattttttctaaaaactaCATATGAAAAGGTTCATTACCAAAGAAGTTTTtccatgaaaaaaaaaagaaagaaagaaagaaagagaataaaatattatatatagttaataattatGAAATTTTTGTATAATCCCATAAAGTTTGCAACTAAACTTAAGCATATAGTTTATGACATAATTAAGGTCACTAATAATAGAGAACAGTTAGAGCAAAGGTCAAACATCCACTTTATTCACTCTCTCTCAATCATACAAAGAGATTTAATTGAATCTACTCATTACAAAATCCCCAAtcttataataatattaatatcattaatctcttatatatatatataatatatatacatatattatctcATGCACATGGATTTTCATGATCTTCAAACCCCACGTCGTTGATTTTCCATAAAACCTATATATTCCACTAATCatttatattcatttttttttttgggtctaattttaaactatatgtTTTAAAACTCCATAGTTTGatcaattcaaaaaaaaaaaaaaaaaaaaaaagtgagttatacaatttttaaaatttttaggaCATAATCTTGACAAGTATCTTTATCTCTCCTACATGAAAGAGGGAGCATAAGATTAGCTTGACATTGTCTAAAATTggaagtgtatatatatatatatatatatctataaatttagaaattaaaataatggggttttttcatgaaatatatattaatagcTTAATTAAGGAAGGTTTAGAGGGTGATTAAAGTGCAATAATATTGTtgattaattgtttttttttcttatgtgtATCTTAGTTTCAAGGactcatgttttttttttcttttttctttttggtccCATGGAAGAGaactttttttcaattataggatttgggtttttagtttttgggaattattgaaaagttataATTTCTGTTGCTAATGATgggaaaattatgaaaaattataTATGCATGGGTTGGTGGGGTCATAAGATCTCAAAGAAGCTTTTATTTtgtcattatttttctttagaaaatcagaatcttaatcttttttttttacacattgGTATTTTGGTCCCCTCTCGTCCAacccaaatttaaaaaagatcaaaaaagaaaaaagaaaaaaaaaaaaagaagaagaagaaacctaATCTTAAATTAATTTCCACTATGCAATCCTTAATTGTCAtgttgatataaaaaaaaatagtaacgAGGTAGGAGATTCAACCATAAAACTTAGCTTTGTGGTTATTAATACACTTAGATGATGCTAATTGAGTTAAACTCTTGATTGacaattaaaagaaaagttaaatCATTAGTTAAATAATTAAAGTTTAATGATCATAAGTTAATATTTGATGTTGGGTATTAATAAAGGAGATGCATTTGACTAAAAAAATGATTAGGTAGAGACTAGGGtaattaataacaaatattAATAAAGTATGGTTATGGGGGAATTCATGACAAACTCAAGAGGGGATGTTCATTTGGGTCTTAATGAAGTGTAGGaattcaaataatttaaaaagttattaataattattatgattttattattattatttcatttggGTCTACATAAGTATAAAGAATTGATTAAAGAGGTTGATTATGCAGAAAGAAGGGTGATTAGAGAAGTACAATTATGAAGGGATTTTGGATAAACACATAGGAACGAATGATTTTCATTGGGGGCCTTAACaaataatattcaatttttaaaaaattgactATTTGCAATTAGGTCTTGATCATGAAGATCCTCGAGATAAATTATagttttttcttgttttcttcgCATATGAATTTGTTCGATATAACGAATTTTCCGACATATCTTACGTACACTGATAAGATATTGTCTGCTTAAGATCTATACTTGTGATTTATTCTATTATCTAATCAATGTGAGATTTTGGTCTCATTCCTAACAATTCTCTGCTAATTAATTGAACAAAGGACGATCACTGAGGCTCCATTCAAATAGGAACTCTTATATCTAGGTTAATTACTATGCTACATTAGAACATATCACCTATCTGATAGAGTTCAAACACATATCACACCATGAGTACTACTTTTCGAGGCTAAGCTCCACTACATCTTTGTTTGACACCCAAATACTCTATCTACACGACTAGGTTAGGAGCATAAACTTTGATACCATCTCTTTGAGACATAAACTCCCGTCactttatttttcatttcaCTGATCTAAAACGTCTTATACCAATAGAGATAGTTGTTTTCACatatatatacttatattatCCTATTACCTAGTGAATCTTTCTGCAAAGCACATactttaattttgattaaacaAAAAGTGATTACACATGGATATCATAgcctaattaaataattaaagtataattatggggggggggggggattttGAGAGAAATGTAATTCAACAAGGATTTTGCATAAGGGTCTTAGATAAGGAACTAAACaactagaaaaaaaatataatatatatatatataaaaaagggAAATGAAATCAAAGAAAGCATCCATTCtccatatatataaaaatacatatatatatatggggaagagagaagagattacaaaactaatttaaTAATAAGGTAGTTGAGGGGGCAAAAAGCAAAATACAAGAGATTTTGATTTTTGAGAGAAGCCCTTTTtagcaaaaaaaataaaatagattaATATAACACACAAACACACACCTACTCCTTTTCTTCAACCACCAGATTCGATTttgcctctctctctctctctctctctctctctctctctctggaTCTTAAACCCCAATTCAAAATATGAtgacaaattattaattattattcctccaaaaatattttccctattaaaaaaaataccaagagagagaaaattcaatgattgttttttctcttttacattatttttcttttaaagaaaaaaacttgCTATAAATAGAGGTGCCCATTGTAAGAGCAACATTCAATTCAACAAATCTTCAGTtcaatttctctctttttggctctcaaaaagggaaagaaaaaaaaatcattattattattatttcattttctttctttcccttaAATTTGAgctgaaggaaaaaaaaaaaaaaatcaatggcGATTGAGATTGATATTGAGCAAAATCCAACGGTTGAACTTTCGCGAATCGGAACATCAGAAACACACGGCGAAGATTCGCCGTATTTTGCTGGCTGGAAAGCGTATGATGAAGATCCTTATAATGAATCAACAAATCCTTCTGGTGTTATTCAAATGGGCTTAGTTGAAAATCAAGTAAgaatatataacttttttttgttttgttttgctttGTAAGGAGattggggtttttttttaattgggtttgtgttggaatttatgaaacAGGTGTCATTTGACTTATTGGAGGAATATTTGGAGGAAAATTGTGAGGGAGAAGGGAATTATTTAAATTCTGGGTTTAGAGAAAATGCTTTATTTCAAGACTATCATGGTCTTTTCTCATTTAGAAGTGCAATGGGAAGTTTTATGGAAGAGATTAGAGGTGGAAGAGCAAAATTTGACCCAAATCGAGTTGTTTTAACTGCTGGTGCCACTGCTGCCAATGAGCTTCTCACTTTCATTCTTGCAAATCCTGGCGATGCTTTGCTTGTCCCCACTCCTTACTATCCTGGGTAAGTTTATCATCACCTCTACGTTTTCGTATTTCATTTCAAAAACCACTCTTTACTGTAATTACTATACCCTCAGacattaaaattttaactttcaAACTATTCTTAAAGTATGAGTTTGAGGGTATTTCATATGGGGtttttaaatgtaaatttatttacatttttccACTACTTAAGTGTCCTATATTTCTACTCATTTCTTCTTGTGTTGTACTCATATTTTCTATCGTGGGGTGGACTACGTATTTTTACGAGACTATTCGTATAACATACGAATGAGTGCTTTTTAAACCAAATTCTTCAAAATCCAAGTTTAATTTTGGAAACTAGAAAATGGgtagttttttaaaatgttaccaAACGTGATCTTTATCCTTACAATCAAACATTATCAAGGATAATTGCAACTATCATTAGACTTTATGAGTGCTTTTTTTTTCCAACTGTTCTATATTTTTACAACATTTTGAGTTATATTCATCACTTCTGTTAAAGATATTTATATGTAACTAAGTATTTTTATAAGACACTGTTGGTATAATTTCATGCACTAATAATATAGTTTCTTTTTCCAGATTTGACAGAGATTTGAGATGGAGAACAGGAGTGAAAATTGTACCAATTCATTGTGACAGTTCAAACAATTTTCAAATAACTCCAAAAGCATTAGAAGAAGCTTATAATTCAGCAATGGAAATGAAAATCAAAGTAAGAGGAGTTTTAATCACAAATCCATCAAATCCACTCGGAGCAACGATCCAACGCTCCACAATCGAAGACATTCTAGATTTCGTTACACGCAAAAACATCCACCTCGTATCCGACGAAATCTATTCCGGTTCCGTTTTCTCCTCCGCCGAGTTCACAAGCGTCGCTGAGGTTTTGGAATCCCGCAGCTACAAAAACGCCGAACGTGTCCACATCGTTTACAGCCTCTCCAAAGATCTCGGCCTTCCCGGGTTTAGAATCGGCACGATCTACTCATACAACGATAAAGTCGTCACAACCGCTCGCCGGATGTCTAGCTTTACGCTTATCTCTTCACAAACGCAACGATTTTTAGCGTCCATGTTGTCGAACCGGAAGTTTACGGAgaaatatattaaaatgaaCCGGGACAGGCTCAAGAAACGGTATGAAATGATTATTGAAGGGCTGCGAACCGCTGGGATTGAATGTTTGGAAGGGAATGCCGGTTTGTTTTGTTGGATGAATTTGAGCCCGTTGTTGAAAGATAAAAAAACCAAAGAAGGTGAGATTGAGATATGGAAGAGGATTTTGAAGGAAGTGAAATTGAATATTTCGCCCGGTTCGTCGTGTCATTGCTCTGAACCCGGTTGGTTCAGGGTTTGTTTTGCTAATATGAGTGAAAAGACTCTGCATGTTGCCCTTGATAGAATACGTCGGTTCATGGAACGGATGAAGAAGGAAAACGAAgctaattaaatatatatatatatatatataaatatatgaaaagaaaaaaaacatatgtagcttattttattttattttttttttacaatggttgtgagaaaaaagaaaaaagaaaaaaaaaaagaaaaaaaagccaTTGTGATTCTTTTGTGTGGACACTGCCCAATATTTGTTAGAAATTTGGGGTTTTTTGTCTTCATTTATACGTCATATTTTGATGATTTAAActgaggaaaaagaaaaagaaatcctTGTTTTCTTGCTTTTAGCAAAGCAAGTTTTATTTCtcagttttatatatatatatataaagtttctATTTGTATTGTCATTTTTATGTGATATGGAATATAATTAGTATAATTCGTTCTTGCAATTAATTACCTCGAAAATAAACgaaatacaagaaaaagaaaaaaaaaatctcatggAGTATTTTAGGGACAAGTGTCAACTcagggagagagaaaaaaatatggTTTAAATTTAATAGTATTGGTTATTTTCATAACATGCTCTAAAAAGGAATATAACTAATAATTTGACtttaattaagaaaagaaaagctaataatatataattaaaatcacTTTTAGCAACGAATAACACTTTGCCGACTTGTGTAATTAACCACCTAACTATCCATCTGACGTGGAATgcaagtaattaattaattgattttttcgttttcaaattttggtcaACTTGATTCTTGGTACTAATTTAATGTTTCCATCTGTCAGAAAGCTACAACGTTTTTcctccttctttcttttttttaagaattattttaaaaagtcaaTACGGTGCTATaattagatttttatttttcctcttttttagtgtatatatatatttatataagtAGAGATTAGGAACTAATTGATTGAAAATTAAATATGCTGTGACGCTCAAAAGATATTAATCCCGCGTTGGTTTTatgtatttaaaaaatgtattttttcttttttgatatttttaaataataaaatatttaaattatttacaaaatataacaaaatttgctcgtttacatttttattttgtgaaggacttatgcgatgtggttcgatctagAATTcttgtattttcaaaatagatgGAGCTTCTTTTTGGATGAATTCTCTCTAGGCTTCTGAAGtcaaaaattttcaacccaagAAAAAACTAGAGTTTCCTTGTGGTATGAGGTGTATGAAATTGACTCATTGACTCAATTACATGGACTTTTATCATATTTAACTCagctaaattaagtttattttttggaattaatctaagtaaataatatttaattgaaccaaaatatttaatttgatcagtcataataaagacatgtgacatcattgGAATCAGTCAATTTgtgtttaaatttaatttgggatacatgtcaacttttagttaatctcaaatgCAATTTGTGATTAGTtacaaaatttcttattcaacatacttcaaatctaaatttggtaaattatgttttttttaaagaaattagatcaacacaaaaatataatatgttttgtgaaaatgaaaattttggtttaatGGGAGGAGACAAATTTGAACGACAAATTTTCTTAGTAACTTACGATATGATCACTAACTAATTTATTCTAGGTTGGGGGTTTGAACCTCTCTCAACTTTGTGCTCATTATATAATATATCTTTAAAAGACCGACCTTGCATTAATGTTGTTGGTTAGTCTAGTGGTAGAATCGTCATTCTCTAGCTCTCTCTAAATTGTTCCAGCTTCAgtttttatatacttttttatattatttttactGAACTATAAAAAATTACTGTCGACAAAATTTATGCTTTTATCACTTAACATAATAATTGAACTATGTttgctttgttttttcttttttaacgtATACTATCTCAAAGTTTTGGATAATGTACGTGTTTGAAATTTTGTAACAAACAAGGATACATAAATACGTAATTGTtgttaattatttcaaaatgtAAATAGATGATATGATGTAGGGGTTGCTAATATTATTGTCTAATTATTTTtgtaaagaataaaataaaataaaaatccatATGATGCCTAAGGACGTGTTTAGTATTCAATATGGCGATTATTATGTCTTTTTTTCAAATGGATTACTTTTTGGATGATATgatatcttttattttaattaaaactttttgatggcttttaaaatttaaagggCATAAAATATAGCTTTCTTTTGTACATATATATGGTTGTGCTTGGATTTTGTATCTGCCTGTCTTTGTCCCGAGTTTCTCGTCGGTTTGACCTCCGATCTACTTTTCTTGATATATATGTTCCAATATCGATTTCTAAGCTAACATATGTAAGAGATGATTGCACTCGTGTGGTGTCGAGACTATCACACTTGATACTTGATATAAGATTGTATTATTCATCTGAACCAATAAAAATTAAGATGGATATTACTCACTCTTCTCTTTTAGGATCATCAAACAATGCTCTTTTTTTGACAATCACCTGAAGTCATGAGTAACTCTACAGTGTTATAGTTGTTTATAGTATTTGAGACTAGAAATAACAAATTCAGCCAattcaattaaattttataattgatATACATTCATATGCTCGAAAAGTTGGCTTCCAACCGTCCAACGCCCTAACTTTGGGACATGTGTTACAAAACACATAGGTTTAAAAAAATacctaaaaacataaaaaaaaatacaattttgaTCATCCTTTAGTTCAATTTTATTCCCAATTTGATACTTTTGAATTCCCTAACTAGAGAATTGTAATTGTGATTGAACGTTTTTATAGTCAAAATTTGGATTTGATAGCTTATAGAACCCCATGTgccaaacaaaataaaaattgcatacatatatatatatatatatatatatatatatatatatatatatatatatatatatatagagggagttttatattttcaaaaacaaaattagaaaaaggCAATTAATTTTGTTCTTTAAACGACATGGTTTCTCACGTGTTAAACGTCATTGTTATCAACTGCGTCTTGTCGCTGACCAATTCATTGACAGCACAgcaagcaaaaaagaaaaaaaaaaaaaaaaaagtcaaaaagttaaTGTGGTTAAAGAAAGCGCTTTTTGTGATAACTCAAAAAAACAAACCAACCAATGGAAGCCCTCCAGGTCACTCTCATGTGGCTCCCGTCTCCACGTCATCAATGAACACGGACGTGTTTACAGCTCAACAAACAACAACCATTCCTCTGACGTGGCAATTTCTTATTAATGAATTTCCAACTCTGCCCTCCTATTACATTTTCTTAAGGTCGGTGAATGCCGTACAATGGAAGCTCCTAGACATACTTTCTAgttgtg
The sequence above is drawn from the Cucumis melo cultivar AY chromosome 2, USDA_Cmelo_AY_1.0, whole genome shotgun sequence genome and encodes:
- the LOC103492295 gene encoding 1-aminocyclopropane-1-carboxylate synthase 7 (The RefSeq protein has 1 substitution compared to this genomic sequence), producing MAIEIDIEQNPTVELSRIGTSETHGEDSPYFAGWKAYDEDPYNESTNPSGVIQMGLAENQVSFDLLEEYLEENCEGEGNYLNSGFRENALFQDYHGLFSFRSAMGSFMEEIRGGRAKFDPNRVVLTAGATAANELLTFILANPGDALLVPTPYYPGFDRDLRWRTGVKIVPIHCDSSNNFQITPKALEEAYNSAMEMKIKVRGVLITNPSNPLGATIQRSTIEDILDFVTRKNIHLVSDEIYSGSVFSSAEFTSVAEVLESRSYKNAERVHIVYSLSKDLGLPGFRIGTIYSYNDKVVTTARRMSSFTLISSQTQRFLASMLSNRKFTEKYIKMNRDRLKKRYEMIIEGLRTAGIECLEGNAGLFCWMNLSPLLKDKKTKEGEIEIWKRILKEVKLNISPGSSCHCSEPGWFRVCFANMSEKTLHVALDRIRRFMERMKKENEAN